In Alteromonas mediterranea DE, a single genomic region encodes these proteins:
- a CDS encoding TonB-dependent receptor domain-containing protein, whose translation MYYVNDSDPANEEIYQVRHRDYNVGGQFDSENFAFYVQDQWQVTDNLVINAGLRNDTFENFNADGESFAKLDNQWALRLGAVWDVFGDGETKAWASYGRYYLPIAANTNIRLAGAETYTQEYYEFEGFADEALGIPNLTGAKTQPDDVFADGTAKSPDEIVDQNLDSMYSDEFIAGYQFQLNDEWSMSIQGTYRELSTTIEDMAIDAAVIEWAAANGYGDVSDIWDGFHQYVLTNPNSDMRIGTTELPGAEGELVYMDLSAEELGYPDSIRKYAAVDFMWQRAWDGVWMLNAAYTWSHNWGNNEGYVRSDNGQDDAGLTTLFDQPGLLDNAYGDLPNDRRHQVKLYGAYAVTEDLTLGANLQFWTGRPINAFGYHPTDTFAQAYDSESFFAGGEPAPRGSRGRTSSYYSIDVSASYNIDIGEDQTLVVRADIFNLLNNDRVTEVNEIYDDESSADPTNPDVNPNYGLPTAWQTPRYVRFSVNYSF comes from the coding sequence TTGTACTATGTTAACGACAGTGACCCTGCGAACGAAGAAATTTACCAAGTTCGTCACCGTGACTATAACGTTGGTGGTCAATTTGATTCTGAAAACTTCGCTTTTTATGTCCAAGATCAGTGGCAAGTTACTGACAACTTGGTTATCAACGCAGGTCTTCGTAACGATACGTTTGAAAACTTTAACGCTGACGGTGAGTCTTTTGCCAAACTCGACAACCAGTGGGCACTTCGTTTAGGTGCAGTATGGGACGTATTTGGTGATGGAGAGACCAAAGCATGGGCGAGCTACGGCAGATACTATTTACCTATCGCAGCAAATACGAATATTCGTTTAGCAGGTGCGGAAACGTACACACAAGAATACTACGAGTTTGAAGGCTTTGCTGATGAAGCGCTGGGTATTCCTAATCTAACGGGCGCTAAAACACAGCCTGATGATGTGTTTGCAGACGGCACGGCAAAATCACCTGATGAGATCGTAGACCAAAACCTTGATTCTATGTACTCAGATGAGTTTATCGCTGGTTACCAGTTCCAATTAAATGATGAGTGGAGTATGTCAATTCAAGGTACATACCGTGAATTGTCTACCACTATCGAAGACATGGCAATCGATGCGGCTGTTATCGAATGGGCTGCAGCGAATGGCTACGGTGACGTATCTGACATCTGGGATGGTTTCCACCAATATGTACTAACAAATCCTAATTCTGATATGCGCATCGGTACTACTGAGTTGCCGGGCGCTGAAGGTGAGTTAGTTTATATGGACTTGTCTGCTGAAGAATTGGGTTACCCAGATTCAATTCGTAAGTATGCAGCTGTTGATTTTATGTGGCAGAGAGCATGGGACGGTGTGTGGATGCTTAACGCCGCATATACATGGTCACATAACTGGGGTAACAACGAAGGTTACGTGCGTTCAGATAACGGTCAGGATGATGCAGGTTTAACGACGTTATTTGACCAACCAGGACTACTTGATAACGCCTATGGTGACTTGCCAAACGACAGACGTCATCAGGTTAAACTTTACGGTGCTTATGCAGTGACTGAAGATTTAACCCTTGGTGCAAACCTTCAGTTTTGGACCGGTCGCCCAATCAATGCGTTTGGTTATCACCCGACAGATACTTTTGCTCAGGCGTATGATTCAGAGTCATTCTTTGCCGGTGGTGAGCCAGCGCCTCGAGGTTCTCGTGGCCGAACAAGCAGCTACTACTCTATCGACGTTTCTGCATCTTATAATATCGATATTGGCGAAGACCAAACATTGGTAGTGCGCGCGGATATTTTCAACCTTCTCAACAACGATCGCGTAACAGAAGTTAACGAGATTTATGATGATGAAAGTTCAGCTGATCCAACAAACCCAGATGTGAACCCAAATTACGGTCTACCGACTGCGTGGCAAACACCTAGATACGTTCGTTTTAGCGTAAATTACTCGTTCTAA
- a CDS encoding TonB-dependent receptor, which translates to MFTNSKLAKSVKLACAFGAASTIGFTGAVNAQETEEAADAVEKIEVTGSRIRRTDIEGANPVTVMSRVDIEKFGITSIGDVLQAIPSAGSAINTNNNNGGNGTTTINIRGIGSNRTLVLVNGKRWAPGLTGSVDLNNIPASIIERIEVLKDGASAVYGSDAVAGVVNIITRQDFEGVHASGYIGQYDEGDGNKEQWDIGFGTSNDKGNVYFNISYVEEEPTLAGDREISAVPTFGTPEGFGGSSAPPQGRFWTFDQADNGFNEQGDGNGGLEPWVEPDSRFNFAPFNYLSTPQERTNIYTQARYELTDNLSVNVTGFYGNRKSEQALAPTPLFIGTAFGDTGFTLSADNPFSPYDFDVTTDQDVLDADPNAREMFLFGRRMMEAGFRSFKQNVDQFQFNGGFEGVIEFADREFFWDANYTYADITQNTSTDGLLNMDRVAQAIGDPANCTGECTPLNLFGGAPNVIGEGTITQEMLDYITFTAQDELNSSLESYSANISGELLELPAGYLAFASGYEKRWQSGYDQPDAIIAAGITSGNARQPTSGAFSVEEVYLELAVPLLSDMPGVEQLDLELATRYSDYSNFGDTTNSKIGLKWRINDDLLVRGTWSEAFRAPSLDELFSGNSDSFAPLTDPCNGGAAGNPELPGCAGIPASYEQPNTQIRTTVGGNANLEAEEAESFTYGFVYSPEAVEGLSITFDIFDIEVDNAVSSVGAQTILNACAQTGVNLCSLIERGAGGNVVDLFNGQVNLGGQTTSGFDYNVAYNFETEYGDFRVNWDGTYVDERTTIVVDPVTNTSTEFNDAGLAGDRDVVPRLRTNLAVTWAYDDWTANWLVRFIGHTTEECSIDGDTLDQQLCSDPSDELGGDSFNELEDMAYHDVSLGYAVNDNLRITLGVNNLFDTDPEVSYSTFANSFDPSMYEIPGQFFYSRVNLNF; encoded by the coding sequence ATGTTTACAAACTCTAAGCTGGCTAAGTCAGTGAAGCTAGCGTGCGCATTCGGTGCGGCATCAACTATCGGCTTCACTGGTGCAGTTAACGCACAGGAAACCGAAGAAGCAGCGGACGCAGTAGAAAAAATCGAAGTAACAGGTTCTCGTATCCGTCGTACCGACATTGAAGGTGCAAACCCAGTTACTGTTATGTCACGTGTAGATATCGAAAAATTTGGTATTACTTCAATCGGTGACGTTCTTCAAGCAATTCCTTCTGCAGGTTCTGCTATTAACACCAATAACAACAACGGTGGTAATGGTACAACGACTATTAACATTCGTGGTATTGGTTCAAACCGTACGCTAGTTCTTGTTAACGGTAAGCGTTGGGCGCCAGGTCTTACTGGCTCTGTTGACCTTAACAACATCCCAGCATCGATCATCGAGCGTATTGAAGTGCTTAAAGATGGTGCATCTGCGGTATATGGTTCTGACGCGGTTGCTGGTGTTGTAAACATCATCACTCGTCAAGATTTTGAAGGCGTTCACGCATCTGGTTACATCGGCCAATATGACGAAGGCGACGGCAACAAAGAGCAGTGGGATATCGGCTTCGGTACTTCTAACGACAAAGGCAATGTTTACTTTAACATCAGCTACGTAGAAGAAGAGCCAACACTAGCGGGCGACCGTGAAATCTCTGCAGTACCTACTTTTGGTACGCCTGAAGGCTTCGGTGGTTCATCAGCTCCACCTCAGGGGCGTTTCTGGACTTTTGACCAAGCCGATAATGGCTTCAACGAACAAGGTGACGGCAACGGTGGTTTAGAGCCATGGGTTGAACCAGATAGCCGCTTCAACTTCGCGCCGTTCAACTACCTATCTACACCACAAGAACGTACTAATATTTATACTCAGGCACGTTATGAACTTACAGACAATTTATCTGTAAACGTAACAGGCTTTTACGGCAACCGTAAGTCAGAGCAGGCTCTGGCGCCTACTCCACTATTCATCGGTACCGCGTTTGGCGACACGGGCTTCACTTTATCGGCTGACAATCCATTTAGCCCTTACGATTTCGACGTTACGACCGACCAAGACGTACTAGATGCAGATCCAAATGCACGTGAAATGTTCTTGTTTGGTCGCCGTATGATGGAAGCGGGTTTCCGTAGCTTTAAACAGAATGTTGACCAGTTCCAGTTCAACGGTGGTTTTGAAGGCGTTATCGAATTTGCTGACAGAGAATTCTTCTGGGATGCAAACTACACGTACGCAGATATCACGCAAAACACGTCTACCGACGGTCTTCTTAATATGGACCGCGTAGCGCAAGCTATCGGTGACCCTGCGAACTGTACAGGCGAATGTACTCCGCTTAACTTGTTCGGTGGTGCGCCAAACGTAATCGGTGAAGGCACAATTACGCAAGAAATGCTTGATTACATTACGTTCACTGCGCAAGACGAGCTTAACTCTTCATTAGAAAGCTACTCTGCTAACATCTCTGGTGAGTTGTTAGAATTACCAGCAGGTTACTTAGCATTCGCATCAGGTTATGAGAAACGCTGGCAGTCAGGCTACGACCAGCCAGATGCAATCATCGCTGCGGGTATTACTTCAGGTAACGCGCGTCAGCCTACCTCTGGTGCCTTTAGTGTAGAAGAAGTTTACTTAGAACTTGCAGTTCCGCTTCTTTCAGATATGCCTGGTGTAGAGCAGCTAGACCTAGAACTTGCTACTCGTTACTCTGACTACAGCAACTTTGGTGACACTACTAACTCGAAGATTGGTCTGAAGTGGCGTATTAATGACGACCTACTTGTACGTGGTACATGGTCTGAAGCATTCCGTGCTCCATCTCTTGATGAATTGTTCTCAGGTAACAGTGATAGCTTTGCGCCGCTAACTGACCCATGTAATGGCGGTGCTGCGGGTAACCCAGAGCTTCCAGGTTGTGCAGGTATTCCAGCAAGCTACGAGCAACCTAACACGCAGATTCGTACTACTGTAGGTGGTAATGCAAACCTAGAAGCAGAAGAAGCAGAAAGCTTCACATACGGTTTCGTATACTCTCCTGAAGCAGTTGAAGGCCTGTCAATCACGTTTGATATCTTCGATATTGAAGTTGATAACGCAGTGTCATCTGTTGGTGCACAAACCATTCTTAATGCCTGTGCCCAAACTGGTGTAAACCTATGTTCGCTTATTGAACGTGGTGCTGGCGGTAACGTAGTAGACTTGTTTAACGGTCAAGTAAACCTTGGTGGTCAAACAACGTCTGGTTTCGACTACAACGTAGCGTATAACTTTGAAACTGAGTACGGTGATTTCCGCGTTAACTGGGATGGTACTTATGTTGATGAACGCACAACGATTGTTGTTGACCCAGTAACAAACACATCTACTGAGTTTAACGATGCTGGTCTTGCGGGCGACCGTGACGTTGTTCCACGTCTACGTACTAACCTTGCAGTAACGTGGGCGTACGATGACTGGACAGCTAACTGGTTAGTTCGCTTCATCGGCCACACGACTGAAGAGTGTTCAATCGATGGCGATACGCTAGATCAACAACTATGTAGTGATCCAAGCGACGAGCTTGGTGGCGATAGCTTCAACGAACTTGAAGATATGGCATACCACGATGTATCACTAGGTTACGCAGTTAACGATAACCTACGCATCACGCTTGGTGTGAACAACTTGTTCGACACTGATCCAGAAGTTTCTTACTCGACGTTTGCTAACAGCTTCGACCCGTCTATGTATGAAATTCCTGGACAATTCTTCTACTCAAGAGTAAACCTTAACTTCTAA
- a CDS encoding prolyl hydroxylase family protein produces the protein MNIEQCINSANEAHSSGNTDEAMLWLKQAGELGDINAALDYAYYKSGENPNESVAFLDGAGCADSPVVQFHKLLIGYFGDIAWNPKFVAQTLLSLGEEGVIEAYLVTLSYLSVESSAFSYIAGKVCHLAPNISSQLKLTSEVSVSTALSAHQQTVDELSSALIRVYEPSKILDKSLPIEVYESILSEYECRYLITKFNALLKPSMVVDPVTGRGKIDSVRTSYVAVIEPAHCDWITRKLDKTISQITHTLRQNGEALNLLRYSPGQQYKPHYDGLNEINDALMFKDGKQRIKTALVYLNTISEGGETLFPKLDIRIAPKSGTMVVFSNSDENGKLLLNSYHAGAPTVSENKWLVTKWIRECTTMYGNLIYGTYTKG, from the coding sequence ATGAATATAGAACAGTGTATCAACAGTGCTAACGAAGCTCATTCTTCAGGCAATACTGATGAGGCAATGCTATGGCTAAAGCAGGCGGGCGAGTTAGGGGATATCAATGCGGCGCTGGATTATGCTTATTATAAATCGGGTGAAAACCCTAACGAGTCTGTTGCGTTTCTAGATGGAGCAGGGTGTGCTGATAGTCCCGTTGTTCAGTTCCATAAATTGCTGATTGGCTATTTTGGTGATATAGCATGGAACCCTAAATTTGTCGCACAGACGTTACTTTCACTTGGTGAGGAAGGCGTTATTGAAGCCTACCTCGTTACGCTTTCTTACTTATCGGTAGAAAGCAGCGCGTTTTCTTATATCGCAGGTAAGGTTTGTCATTTAGCACCAAATATTAGTAGCCAGCTTAAATTAACTTCAGAAGTATCAGTTTCTACTGCTCTGAGCGCCCATCAACAAACCGTTGATGAACTATCCAGTGCCCTCATTAGAGTATATGAACCTTCAAAGATCTTAGATAAATCGTTACCCATTGAAGTATATGAAAGCATTTTATCCGAATATGAATGCCGCTATTTAATAACTAAATTTAACGCATTGTTAAAACCTTCAATGGTGGTAGACCCTGTGACGGGGAGAGGAAAAATTGATAGTGTGCGAACGAGCTATGTTGCGGTTATAGAGCCTGCTCACTGCGACTGGATTACCCGTAAGCTCGATAAAACAATTTCGCAGATCACGCACACCTTAAGACAAAATGGCGAAGCGCTAAATTTACTGAGGTATTCACCTGGTCAGCAGTATAAACCGCATTACGATGGGCTGAATGAAATAAACGATGCACTAATGTTTAAAGACGGAAAGCAGCGTATTAAAACTGCACTTGTTTATTTAAATACCATCAGTGAGGGGGGAGAAACCCTTTTTCCAAAACTTGATATTCGTATAGCGCCAAAAAGTGGAACTATGGTTGTTTTTTCCAACAGCGATGAAAACGGAAAGCTACTGTTGAATAGCTATCATGCTGGTGCGCCAACAGTTTCGGAAAATAAATGGTTAGTTACAAAATGGATTAGAGAATGTACAACAATGTATGGTAACTTAATCTACGGTACTTATACTAAGGGATAA
- a CDS encoding aspartyl/asparaginyl beta-hydroxylase domain-containing protein, with amino-acid sequence MTNKNNNDSLEETLARITAAINAGHYNDAFRLYSEVFSLWPEYLSPATSVPLTKSQATHIHNVGNLARRDLFVKTQSIGSSDRIKRAVAIFCGAEQKQFDKALQSPSFLYVPNLPSAPFSDVNSVKGLNAYVAALSEYKGVFISRLSQANEPYIHDTGDVPNTKEWAQLALKWNSLHLMKGGELTKHGRQLPEEIKALFDSPILAHCPVHAPEVVISVLQPNTKIPPHFGISNIKWTLHIPLIINDKSYLNVANEKVFWREGKTAILFDDSYQHSAENGADTARAVLIMDVWNPHLTLDERADITQFISAYSEWSSQYGALATLDKRLYA; translated from the coding sequence ATGACTAATAAAAACAATAACGATAGCCTCGAAGAAACACTCGCTAGAATAACTGCCGCTATAAACGCGGGGCATTATAATGATGCTTTTCGTCTTTATAGTGAAGTCTTCTCCCTGTGGCCCGAGTATTTATCTCCAGCAACGAGTGTTCCACTTACTAAATCTCAAGCTACACATATTCATAACGTGGGGAATTTAGCGCGACGTGATTTATTTGTTAAAACACAGTCTATCGGTTCGAGTGATAGGATAAAACGGGCCGTCGCAATATTTTGTGGTGCTGAGCAAAAGCAATTTGATAAAGCTTTGCAATCGCCAAGTTTTCTGTATGTTCCAAATCTCCCATCTGCGCCGTTTTCCGATGTAAATTCAGTAAAAGGGCTAAATGCTTATGTAGCTGCGCTTTCTGAATATAAGGGTGTATTTATATCTCGGTTATCACAAGCAAACGAGCCATATATTCACGACACTGGAGACGTGCCAAACACCAAAGAATGGGCGCAGTTGGCGCTAAAGTGGAACTCACTTCACCTAATGAAAGGCGGTGAGTTAACCAAGCATGGAAGGCAGCTACCTGAGGAAATCAAAGCGCTCTTCGATTCTCCGATTTTAGCTCACTGCCCAGTTCATGCGCCTGAGGTTGTGATATCTGTGTTACAGCCAAATACAAAAATACCTCCTCACTTCGGTATTTCCAATATTAAGTGGACGCTGCACATCCCCCTGATTATCAATGATAAATCCTATTTAAATGTTGCTAATGAAAAAGTGTTTTGGCGTGAGGGGAAGACGGCAATTTTATTTGATGACAGTTATCAACATAGCGCGGAAAATGGCGCCGACACCGCTAGAGCGGTATTAATTATGGATGTTTGGAATCCACATTTAACGCTTGACGAGCGGGCAGACATTACCCAGTTCATTTCAGCCTACAGCGAATGGTCTTCGCAATACGGAGCGTTAGCAACATTGGATAAGAGGTTATACGCATAA
- a CDS encoding tetratricopeptide repeat protein: MQLQPHIIIPNLINAFNKGDFLLVINTVKQNAAIARADAVVPQLYGSAMRKIGRLDDAAKIFEKGLKLFPQSSDLMNSYGNLLLDKGQTHKAILWFTKALKVKPGAFDYKYNLARAFLVSKRYKDAEMQCHDLLKREPIKSTVLLLIASILIENKRDAEAERYLKKLLETEPKNVKALNNLGNIKRRNNQFNEAILLYKKALSTGQSTAELFQNLAAAFALNGLLDEAFATYKEGLTTFPDSVGLHKEYAHLAWVQNVEAPFALLEKNLSLDKPDLILAYTELMIRVEEFDKAKVWLEKLVEAKLPSYQIAAAASLSNTLRELGDFDRALATVSVNASKPTVETLPLLIEKSYALLSLKRYKEAVKALELVCRIAPFNQGYWTLLSTAYKACGNEQKYSELCNYQKFVEVTPLFESEGSNLSFIEALEAHLNTLHNNERHPIGQSLRNGSQTFENLLEAEHDLIKALKIAIEDRATSFLSALLSQKKHPFLSRLHPDVNFIGSWSVRLRKKGFHKSHYHSEGWLSGVLYVDVPSEVEQNGNGWLVFGRPDITGVTMVEDFAIKPKKGNLVLFPSYMWHGTNPILTDEQRLTVAFDIVPANESQG, translated from the coding sequence ATGCAGCTGCAACCACATATAATAATTCCAAACCTTATTAATGCCTTTAACAAAGGTGATTTCCTCTTGGTCATCAACACGGTGAAGCAAAATGCCGCCATAGCACGTGCTGATGCAGTTGTTCCGCAGTTGTACGGCAGTGCGATGAGGAAAATTGGTAGGCTTGATGATGCCGCAAAAATTTTTGAAAAAGGTTTAAAGCTTTTTCCTCAATCTTCTGACTTGATGAATAGCTACGGAAACCTGCTTCTCGATAAAGGGCAGACTCACAAAGCTATCTTATGGTTTACTAAAGCTTTAAAAGTTAAGCCCGGCGCATTTGATTACAAGTACAATTTGGCAAGAGCCTTTCTAGTTTCCAAGCGTTATAAAGATGCGGAAATGCAATGTCACGATTTGTTAAAAAGAGAGCCTATTAAAAGCACAGTTCTACTGCTGATCGCATCCATTTTAATTGAAAATAAACGCGATGCTGAGGCTGAGCGCTATTTGAAAAAGTTGTTAGAAACCGAACCGAAAAATGTTAAAGCGCTCAATAATTTAGGAAATATTAAGCGAAGAAATAATCAGTTTAACGAAGCAATTTTGTTATATAAAAAGGCACTCTCGACGGGTCAATCAACCGCTGAATTGTTTCAAAACCTGGCGGCAGCCTTTGCACTTAATGGTTTGTTGGACGAGGCTTTCGCCACCTATAAAGAGGGGTTAACTACGTTTCCTGATAGTGTCGGTTTACACAAAGAATATGCACATCTAGCGTGGGTACAAAACGTCGAGGCGCCGTTTGCTTTGTTAGAAAAAAACTTGTCATTAGACAAGCCTGATTTAATTCTTGCTTATACCGAACTAATGATAAGAGTAGAAGAGTTTGACAAAGCGAAAGTGTGGTTAGAAAAACTGGTCGAAGCTAAGCTTCCATCTTATCAAATTGCAGCGGCGGCGAGCTTATCGAATACGTTAAGAGAACTTGGAGATTTTGATAGGGCGCTGGCTACGGTTAGCGTTAACGCCTCGAAACCGACAGTTGAAACGCTCCCTTTACTTATTGAGAAAAGTTACGCTCTATTAAGCCTCAAGCGATATAAAGAAGCAGTTAAGGCACTTGAACTTGTTTGCCGCATCGCGCCATTCAACCAAGGTTATTGGACGCTTTTATCTACAGCGTATAAGGCGTGCGGAAATGAGCAAAAGTATAGCGAGTTATGTAATTACCAAAAGTTTGTTGAGGTCACACCGCTTTTTGAAAGTGAAGGCAGTAATCTAAGCTTCATAGAAGCATTGGAAGCGCATCTTAATACGCTACATAATAATGAACGGCATCCTATTGGCCAGTCTTTGCGCAATGGCTCTCAAACCTTCGAGAATCTATTAGAGGCCGAACACGATTTGATCAAAGCGCTTAAAATTGCAATAGAAGATAGGGCGACATCTTTTTTATCTGCGCTGTTGTCTCAGAAAAAGCACCCGTTTTTATCTCGACTACACCCAGATGTTAACTTTATTGGTAGCTGGTCTGTAAGGCTACGTAAAAAAGGTTTTCATAAATCACATTATCACTCGGAAGGTTGGCTTAGCGGTGTATTGTATGTAGATGTGCCTAGTGAAGTAGAACAAAACGGTAATGGTTGGCTGGTTTTTGGCCGCCCCGACATTACCGGAGTGACCATGGTAGAAGACTTTGCTATTAAACCAAAGAAAGGCAACCTAGTACTCTTTCCTTCATATATGTGGCATGGAACAAACCCTATTTTAACGGACGAACAACGACTAACGGTAGCGTTTGATATCGTGCCTGCTAATGAGAGCCAAGGTTAA
- a CDS encoding 2OG-Fe(II) oxygenase, translating into MNSPTYSCTVNNKPIWVFDDLCSVEEATGIFKGLELSAFKHTEIARPDTAKYKHWAVALSDTQVRGLAVYQHAIKTIFDTTGKHYRAYRGYVNYASYGDMLFTHTDCLPEADELTVLVYLCPEWDIEWGGETLFYNDNDDCVFASTPKPGRTVIFHGAIKHVGRPPNRICYTPRYTLAFKLEPA; encoded by the coding sequence ATGAACTCACCTACCTACAGTTGCACAGTGAATAACAAACCGATTTGGGTTTTCGATGATTTATGCTCAGTCGAAGAAGCGACTGGGATATTTAAAGGGCTAGAACTTAGCGCGTTTAAACACACTGAAATTGCGCGACCCGATACAGCAAAGTATAAGCATTGGGCGGTCGCGTTAAGCGATACTCAAGTGCGTGGGCTAGCAGTATATCAACATGCCATAAAAACCATATTTGATACCACAGGAAAGCACTATCGCGCCTATCGTGGTTACGTAAATTATGCTTCCTATGGCGATATGTTGTTTACTCACACCGATTGCCTTCCAGAAGCTGACGAACTAACGGTGTTAGTTTATCTGTGTCCCGAATGGGATATTGAATGGGGCGGAGAAACGTTATTTTATAATGATAACGACGATTGCGTTTTTGCAAGCACGCCAAAACCCGGAAGAACGGTTATTTTTCACGGCGCCATCAAGCATGTTGGACGTCCGCCCAATAGAATTTGCTATACACCTAGGTATACCCTAGCTTTCAAATTAGAGCCAGCTTAA
- a CDS encoding MotA/TolQ/ExbB proton channel family protein: MKPVFKSLLAAATVAVAATGAQAQEAKSLKDLLDQVQQNRVSEARLDKKREAEFQSARADKQALLRKAQSDLKAEQARGDRLQKQFSDNEVTLNEKAAELDQATGTLGEMFGVVRQASSEAYGRISTSIVSAQFPGRGQFLAEMSEDSKGLPNIQELEDLWFALQKEMTEGGEVVKFTTEVVNLDGGSSQQEVVRVGTFNLVGEAGYLAYDSEAEVVQPLGRQPDGHFVASADELIDATSGIVPFYADPSQGAILGLLKQKATMSERYHAGGPVGYTITLMLAIGLLIGIYKMITLTIVGGKMRSQLKNVSNPSEGNPLGRILKVYQENKTADAENLELKLDEAILRELPRIESGINVIKIFAAIAPLLGLLGTVLGMIETFQTITLFGTGDPRMMAGSISMALVTTAQGIIAALPLILTHSIVASRSKSIIHILDEQTAGIVAAHTESEKA, from the coding sequence ATGAAACCAGTATTCAAATCTCTTTTAGCCGCTGCGACAGTTGCAGTTGCGGCAACCGGAGCGCAGGCTCAGGAAGCAAAGAGCCTTAAAGACCTTCTAGATCAGGTTCAACAGAACCGCGTTTCTGAAGCTCGTCTAGATAAAAAACGTGAAGCTGAGTTCCAGTCTGCACGTGCTGATAAGCAAGCGCTTCTTCGCAAAGCTCAATCAGACCTAAAAGCTGAACAGGCTCGTGGTGACCGTCTACAGAAGCAATTCTCAGACAACGAAGTTACTCTTAACGAAAAAGCTGCTGAGCTAGACCAAGCGACTGGTACGCTTGGTGAAATGTTCGGTGTGGTACGTCAAGCGTCTTCTGAAGCTTACGGTCGTATCTCTACTTCAATCGTTAGTGCACAATTTCCAGGTCGTGGTCAGTTCCTAGCTGAAATGTCAGAAGACTCTAAAGGTCTTCCTAACATTCAAGAACTTGAAGACCTTTGGTTCGCGCTTCAAAAAGAAATGACTGAAGGTGGTGAAGTTGTTAAGTTCACTACAGAAGTTGTTAACCTAGACGGCGGTTCTTCACAGCAAGAAGTTGTTCGTGTTGGTACATTTAACCTTGTTGGTGAAGCTGGTTATCTAGCTTACGATTCAGAAGCTGAAGTAGTTCAGCCTCTAGGTCGTCAACCAGACGGTCACTTCGTAGCGTCAGCTGACGAACTAATCGACGCGACTTCTGGCATCGTTCCTTTCTATGCTGACCCTTCTCAAGGTGCAATCCTTGGTCTACTGAAGCAGAAAGCGACTATGTCTGAGCGTTACCACGCTGGTGGTCCAGTAGGTTATACAATCACGCTAATGCTTGCTATTGGCCTATTGATTGGTATCTACAAAATGATCACGCTAACTATCGTTGGCGGCAAAATGCGTTCACAGCTTAAGAACGTAAGCAATCCTTCTGAAGGTAACCCTCTAGGTCGTATCCTAAAGGTTTATCAAGAGAACAAGACTGCTGACGCAGAGAACCTTGAGCTTAAACTTGATGAAGCAATCCTACGTGAACTTCCACGTATCGAAAGCGGTATCAACGTAATCAAGATTTTCGCAGCGATTGCTCCTCTACTAGGTCTACTAGGTACAGTACTTGGTATGATCGAGACGTTCCAAACCATCACACTATTCGGTACTGGTGACCCACGTATGATGGCAGGAAGTATCTCAATGGCTCTTGTAACTACGGCTCAAGGTATTATCGCGGCTCTGCCTCTAATCCTTACTCACAGCATCGTAGCTTCTCGTAGCAAATCAATCATCCACATTCTTGATGAGCAAACTGCGGGTATCGTAGCTGCTCACACAGAGTCGGAGAAAGCGTAA
- a CDS encoding MotA/TolQ/ExbB proton channel family protein, with product MNYLIGLFESVRDFIATGGDVLYFVAAALFLMWVLMIERYWYLTSVFPKVKKNIIANWDARADTTSWYAHRIRDAWISQASDDLNARMLIIRTIIAMCPLIGLLGTVTGMISVFETMATQGTSNARLMAAGISMATIPTMAGMVAALSGLFISSRLEAKVKLAREGLVDSLPHH from the coding sequence ATGAATTACCTGATTGGATTATTCGAATCGGTCAGGGACTTTATCGCTACCGGCGGTGACGTACTTTACTTCGTTGCTGCCGCGCTCTTTCTCATGTGGGTTTTAATGATTGAGCGTTACTGGTATTTAACCTCGGTCTTCCCAAAGGTGAAGAAAAACATCATCGCGAATTGGGATGCCCGAGCAGATACCACATCATGGTATGCGCATAGAATCCGTGACGCGTGGATTTCTCAAGCGTCAGACGATCTAAACGCTAGAATGCTGATTATCAGAACCATTATTGCAATGTGTCCGCTAATCGGTCTACTTGGAACAGTAACCGGTATGATCAGTGTTTTCGAGACAATGGCAACACAGGGCACCAGCAACGCTCGTCTTATGGCCGCTGGTATCTCTATGGCAACTATCCCGACAATGGCGGGAATGGTAGCCGCGCTATCTGGGCTGTTCATCAGTTCACGTCTTGAAGCGAAGGTGAAGCTGGCAAGAGAAGGGCTAGTTGATAGCCTGCCACATCATTAG